One Meriones unguiculatus strain TT.TT164.6M chromosome 5, Bangor_MerUng_6.1, whole genome shotgun sequence DNA segment encodes these proteins:
- the C5H12orf60 gene encoding uncharacterized protein C12orf60 homolog, with translation MSSESEKDKERLLQVAKLFFSRTLDLDSFINRFVELFNLKMKTQIRPTNMKEENCIKDFFEKMIKNFKEMQLMVDLKYKQIQKDPLCSKVMTAVTSVVDKCANVGPQTAKEILKNIQTPTPSSMLSHIFESLESSLSVMMQSPIMGLRLCDFYKEETKEQSEATTSEKSTSPEFLKATTEDAWKKLQDALRIEDVHQAPEAAVDTLEQFVKTLESMLQALRKAIKTMEGDMPTCMEAGGK, from the coding sequence ATGTCTTCTGAGTCAGAAAAGGATAAAGAGAGACTGCTTCAAGTTGCCAAACTATTCTTCTCCCGCACACTAGATCTGGATTCTTTCATAAATAGGTTTGTTGAGTTGTTTAACCTCAAGATGAAGACTCAGATTCGCCCAACAAATATGAAGGAAGAGAACTGCATTAaagatttctttgaaaaaatgatcaaaaattttaaagagatgCAATTGATGGTGGATTTAAAGTACAAACAAATTCAAAAAGATCCATTATGTTCCAAGGTGATGACTGCTGTGACCTCTGTAGTGGACAAGTGTGCAAATGTGGGTCCACAGACAGCTAAAGAGATACTCAAAAATATCCAGACCCCCACTCCTTCCTCTATGCTGAGCCACATTTTTGAGAGTCTGGAATCTTCTCTTTCAGTCATGATGCAGTCCCCCATCATGGGGCTTCGGTTATGTGACTTCTATAAAGAGGAGACCAAAGAGCAGTCAGAGGCCACCACATCCGAGAAAAGTACAAGTCCAGAATTTCTCAAGGCCACCACAGAGGATGCCTGGAAGAAGCTGCAGGATGCTTTAAGAATTGAGGATGTCCACCAGGCACCAGAAGCAGCAGTAGATACCCTGGAACAGTTTGTCAAGACTCTGGAGTCGATGTTACAGGCCCTCCGGAAAGCCATAAAGACCATGGAAGGGGATATGCCCACATGTATGGAAGCTGGGGGCAAGTAG